A stretch of the Bacillus licheniformis DSM 13 = ATCC 14580 genome encodes the following:
- a CDS encoding F0F1 ATP synthase subunit delta, with the protein MSQSAVSKRYAAALFDIALESKLVNEIEEELTVVKKIFIEHKDLNAVLGHPKVPAEKKKQILKDSFGSVSTAVLHTLYLLVDRSRTSIVPDLADEYVKMANRFRGTEDAIVYSVKPLSEEEISSFSQVFAKEAGAASLRVRNEVNPDLIGGVKIRIGNRIYDGSVRGKLDRIERQLAGENRKKG; encoded by the coding sequence ATGAGCCAATCAGCTGTCTCCAAACGCTACGCAGCCGCTCTGTTTGACATTGCCCTTGAATCCAAGCTGGTCAATGAAATAGAAGAAGAGCTGACCGTCGTTAAGAAGATATTTATTGAGCATAAAGACCTCAATGCCGTTCTGGGTCATCCTAAAGTGCCCGCTGAAAAGAAAAAGCAGATTTTAAAAGACTCGTTCGGATCCGTTTCGACTGCAGTCTTACATACGCTTTATCTTCTCGTTGACCGCAGCCGCACGTCAATCGTCCCGGATCTCGCGGACGAATATGTCAAAATGGCGAACCGGTTCCGCGGGACGGAAGATGCGATCGTATACTCTGTAAAACCGCTCAGCGAAGAGGAAATTTCCTCTTTTTCTCAAGTGTTTGCAAAAGAAGCAGGCGCCGCTTCACTGCGCGTCAGAAACGAAGTGAATCCGGATCTGATCGGCGGTGTGAAAATCCGCATCGGGAACCGCATTTATGACGGCAGTGTAAGAGGAAAGCTTGACCGGATAGAACGTCAATTAGCAGGCGAAAATCGAAAGAAGGGGTGA
- the atpF gene encoding F0F1 ATP synthase subunit B codes for MSFLPQVMGAGVGFNAGTMLFQLVAMLILLALLKKYALGPLLNIMKEREDYITGEISSAEKKNEEAKKLIEEQQALLKEAREESQSLIENAKKLGEQQKDEIIKAARQEAERMKESARSEIVKERDQAVTALREQVASLSVMIASKVIEKELDEQAQEKLIQDYLKEVGESR; via the coding sequence ATGTCTTTTTTACCACAGGTTATGGGTGCAGGAGTAGGGTTTAACGCCGGAACAATGCTGTTCCAGCTTGTTGCCATGCTGATTTTGTTAGCGCTCTTGAAGAAATACGCTTTAGGGCCGCTATTAAATATAATGAAAGAGCGTGAAGACTACATTACCGGAGAGATCTCCTCTGCCGAGAAAAAGAATGAAGAAGCGAAGAAGCTCATTGAGGAGCAGCAGGCGCTTTTGAAAGAAGCACGCGAAGAATCCCAGTCTCTGATTGAAAACGCGAAAAAACTGGGTGAACAGCAAAAGGATGAAATCATCAAGGCTGCGCGCCAGGAAGCAGAACGCATGAAAGAATCAGCCAGAAGCGAGATCGTCAAAGAAAGAGACCAGGCTGTCACCGCGCTGCGCGAGCAGGTTGCATCATTGTCTGTGATGATCGCTTCTAAAGTAATCGAAAAAGAGCTGGACGAACAAGCCCAGGAAAAATTGATCCAAGACTATCTTAAAGAAGTAGGAGAAAGCCGATGA
- the atpE gene encoding F0F1 ATP synthase subunit C — protein sequence MSLIAAAIAIGLGALGAGIGNGLIVSRTVEGIARQPEAGKELRTLMFIGVALVEALPIIAVVIAFLAFFS from the coding sequence ATGAGTTTAATAGCAGCTGCAATCGCAATTGGATTAGGTGCACTTGGTGCAGGTATTGGTAACGGACTTATCGTATCGCGTACAGTAGAAGGAATCGCTCGTCAGCCTGAGGCTGGAAAAGAATTGAGAACCCTTATGTTCATCGGGGTAGCATTGGTTGAGGCCCTTCCGATTATCGCTGTTGTTATCGCGTTCTTAGCGTTCTTCAGCTAA
- the atpB gene encoding F0F1 ATP synthase subunit A → MNHESRIVNFLGLNFDLTSILMITVTSIIVFLIAVLTTRTLAIRPTKAQNFMEWIVDFVRNIIGSTMDLKVGRDFLALGITLLMYIFVANMLGLPFSITVGHELWWKSPTADPAVTLTLAVMVVGLTHYYGVKRKGLGEYTKDFFRPIPYLVPLKIIEEFANTLTLGLRLYGNIFAGEILLGLLAGLATNFYSQSIFLGLVGTIGAVVPMIVWQAFSLFVGTIQAFIFTMLTMVYMSHKVSHEH, encoded by the coding sequence TTGAATCACGAATCTAGAATTGTTAATTTCTTAGGCCTCAATTTTGATTTAACTAGCATTCTAATGATTACTGTGACAAGCATCATCGTCTTTCTGATAGCGGTGCTGACCACAAGAACACTCGCGATCCGGCCGACGAAAGCTCAGAACTTTATGGAGTGGATTGTCGACTTTGTTCGCAATATTATCGGCAGCACAATGGATCTTAAAGTCGGCAGAGACTTTCTCGCCCTTGGCATAACCCTGCTGATGTACATATTTGTTGCCAACATGCTCGGCCTTCCGTTTTCCATAACAGTAGGCCACGAATTATGGTGGAAATCCCCTACGGCCGATCCGGCGGTTACTTTAACCCTCGCCGTCATGGTAGTAGGCCTCACTCATTACTACGGAGTGAAAAGGAAAGGGTTGGGGGAGTATACCAAAGATTTCTTCAGACCAATTCCATATTTAGTGCCGCTCAAAATCATTGAAGAATTTGCGAACACATTAACATTGGGATTGCGTCTTTACGGTAATATTTTCGCCGGCGAAATTCTGCTCGGCCTTCTTGCCGGACTGGCAACCAACTTCTATTCTCAAAGCATTTTCCTGGGGCTGGTTGGAACCATTGGAGCGGTTGTGCCGATGATCGTATGGCAGGCGTTCAGCTTGTTCGTAGGTACAATCCAGGCATTCATCTTCACGATGTTAACAATGGTTTACATGTCTCACAAAGTAAGTCATGAACACTAA
- a CDS encoding ATP synthase subunit I, whose amino-acid sequence MTDASLSFRRQQKYVLYILAVCVLGYGFLPYQAIFLGLITGTVFSYFNLWLLAKRMQAFDKAVAKGKMIRSLGTASRLCNAIIAAAIAYKYPEYIHLAGVIVGLMTIYPVIMIDSFIQLKRSSMEER is encoded by the coding sequence ATGACCGATGCGAGTCTTTCATTCCGTAGGCAACAAAAATATGTCCTATATATTTTAGCAGTCTGCGTGTTAGGCTATGGATTTCTGCCATATCAGGCAATTTTTTTAGGCCTGATTACCGGCACTGTTTTCAGCTATTTCAATCTCTGGCTGCTGGCCAAAAGGATGCAGGCCTTCGATAAAGCAGTGGCAAAGGGCAAAATGATCCGTTCTCTCGGGACTGCTTCCAGATTGTGCAACGCCATTATCGCGGCGGCCATTGCTTATAAATACCCTGAATATATTCATTTGGCAGGCGTCATTGTGGGGTTGATGACAATTTATCCTGTCATTATGATAGATTCCTTTATCCAGCTAAAACGTTCATCAATGGAAGAGAGGTGA